CGGGCCTGACGGGCCCCTCCTCACCGTCTGCCATGCGCAACGTCTCGGGTGACGTGACTACCGGACGGATTAAGGCGGTCAGCCCATACGGACCGGCGCCGCTCCCTCGGGCCGCAGCGCGGTGACCAGCTGTCGATTCAGCGGCGTCAGGCGCTGGGCGAGGGGCGGGTCTGCAGGCGCCAGATCACGTCAATGCCCGTCTCACTCGGGGCCACAGGCCCTTCCGGCACCTGCACGCGCTCCATCTCGGTGAAACCCAAGCGCCGGGCGACGGCTCCGCTGGCGGGGTTGGCCTCGTCGTGATGGATCTCGATGCGGTCGATGCCCGGCATCCGGCGGCCCGTTTCCACCAGGGCGGCAGACGAAGCCACATCAGATCGACAATGGAATTTCCAGTGTGCAAGGCAATTGCCGGTGGTCAAAGAGCCAGCCCCCGCTACCTCGCTACCTCCGTCTTGCGTGGCCAGCGACGCTGCCGTCAGCATGTCTCGTGGCAACCACTGGCGCCGGACGGCTGAATCAGAGCGCGTGACTCAGCCGGTGGACGCTTCCGCGTCGCGCAGACCTACGCAGTCCAGCGCCCAGAAGGTGTCGGAGTAGACGAGGGTGCCCGTCATCCAGGGTTCGTGTGCAGCGAGCCGGGCAACTTGGAATGCCGGAGGCGGGATGCGCAGCGACGGTGAGCGGAAGCCGATCATGTCGGCGCGTTCGAAGCCGCGCTTTGCGTAGTAGCGCGGGGAGCCTTCGAGGAAGACCAGTGGTGCGTTCTTGGCATCGGCCGCTGCGAGGGCGTGCTCGATGAGTCGGGTGCCGATGCCCTGGTTCTGGAATTGCGGGAGCACTCCCAGCGGCGACAGGACCAGGACGTCCACGATCCGGCGCGAGGCGTCGAGCCGGCCGGCGCTCAGCAGGACGTGTCCCGCCACCTGTCCCTCGACCGTGGCGACGAACGACATCGGCGCCAGGGGCGCTTCCGCGCGGCGAAGGGCGTCCGCGAGAGCCGGCACATGCTCATCGCCCTCGAACGCGGCCAGGTGCAGCGCGCGTACCACCGGATGGTCGTCACGGTGCTCCCGCCGGATCAACGCTTCCGCGCTACGTGGAACTGCTGCGGTGTCATCTGTGGTCACGGCCGCGAGAGTAGAGGGCATCACACCATCCATGCCATCCAATTCCGGACCGCAGATCCGCACCTGCTCAGGTGGCGGC
This genomic stretch from Streptomyces nigrescens harbors:
- a CDS encoding GNAT family N-acetyltransferase → MTTGNCLAHWKFHCRSDVASSAALVETGRRMPGIDRIEIHHDEANPASGAVARRLGFTEMERVQVPEGPVAPSETGIDVIWRLQTRPSPSA
- a CDS encoding GNAT family N-acetyltransferase, producing MTTDDTAAVPRSAEALIRREHRDDHPVVRALHLAAFEGDEHVPALADALRRAEAPLAPMSFVATVEGQVAGHVLLSAGRLDASRRIVDVLVLSPLGVLPQFQNQGIGTRLIEHALAAADAKNAPLVFLEGSPRYYAKRGFERADMIGFRSPSLRIPPPAFQVARLAAHEPWMTGTLVYSDTFWALDCVGLRDAEASTG